In one Juglans regia cultivar Chandler chromosome 11, Walnut 2.0, whole genome shotgun sequence genomic region, the following are encoded:
- the LOC109010351 gene encoding uncharacterized mitochondrial protein AtMg00810-like, with translation MALLIHVDDVINASDSIEHIATVKKFLHDSFIIKDLGELKYLLGIEVARSAKGITLCQRKYVSTFYKTVASLVANQWLFLWSQLTTNDSSPPLFDPTSYRRLVGRLLYLTITRPDLAYSVQALSQFMSNPSTMHLQAIERVLQYIKATPSQGIFLAVASSLHLRAYSDNDWGGCLDTKRSVTGFTIFIGDSLISWKLKKQPTISRSSTKSEYRALASTTCELQ, from the coding sequence ATGGCTTTACTAATACATGTTGATGATGTTATAAATGCTTCTGATAGTATTGAGCACATAGCTACTGTAAAGAAATTCCTACATGATTCCTTTATCATCAAAGACCTAGGTgagttgaaatatttattgggtATTGAAGTGGCTAGATCAGCCAAGGGCATTACTTTATGTCAAAGAAAGTATGTCTCGACATTCTACAAGACAGTGGCTTCTCTGGTTGCAAACCAGTGGCTTTTCCTATGGAGCCAGCTCACTACAAATGATTCTTCTCCACCTTTATTTGATCCCACATCTTACAGAAGGCTTGTTGGCAGACTACTCTACCTCACAATCACAAGACCCGATCTGGCTTATTCAGTACAAGCACTTAGTCAGTTTATGTCTAATCCTAGCACCATGCATCTTCAAGCTATTGAAAGAGTTCTTCAATACATAAAGGCTACACCAAGCCAAGGAATTTTTCTAGCTGTAGCATCTTCCTTGCACCTAAGGGCTTACTCAGACAATGATTGGGGGGGTTGTCTTGACACTAAAAGAAGTGTCACTGGATTTACAATTTTCATAGGAGACTCTCTTATATCTTGGAAGTTAAAGAAGCAACCTACTATTAGTAGATCATCTACAAAATCTGAATATAGAGCCCTAGCTTCTACAACTTGTGAACTTCAATAG
- the LOC109010349 gene encoding protein FAR1-RELATED SEQUENCE 5-like has product MDGIAPKAIITDQDKAMKNAIAIVFPESQHRLCLWHILKKIPEKLSSYTSYKSGMKNALMKCVYDRQTVEEFEKCWDHFITSYKLRENVWLSSLYTDREYWVPAFLKDYFWAGMSTMQRSESMNAFFDSNVHAKTNLKESPIEKRFQELYTNVKFREVQMQLTGIIDLDPKLLKRDDAIKTYLVEDEVRVEEFTKLVTFSVDFSEEDADAKCSCGLFQMRGILCRYIFAVFKCNEIKSLSEKYILDRWRKDIKRIYTLIDTSYDAGDQRPDTIRIGWITTGANWVG; this is encoded by the exons atggatggtatcgCTCCGAAAGCTATTATCACCGATCAGGACAAagcgatgaaaaatgcaattgctatTGTCTTTCCTGAAAGCCAACATCGACTTTGTTTGTGgcatatattgaaaaaaattccTGAGAAGCTATCCTCTTATACTTCTTACAAAAGTGGGATGAAGAAtgcattgatgaaatgtgtgtatgatAGGCAAActgttgaagagtttgagaaatgttgggatcATTTTATCACCTCTTACAAGTTGCGTGAGAATGTCTGGCTTTCAAGTTTATACACTGACCGTGAGTATTGGGTGCCGGCATTTTTGAAGGACTATTTTTGGGCTGGGATGAGTACAATGCAACGcagcgagagcatgaatgcttttttcgaTAGTAATGTTCATGCtaagacaaacttgaaaga atctcctATAGAAAAGAGATTTCAAGAACTGTACACAAATGTTAAATTTAGGGAAGTTCAGATGCAACTTACTGGCATTATCGATTTGGATCCAAAGTTACTTAAGAGGGATGATGCAATAAAGACCTATCTGGTAGAGGACGAAGTTCGGGTTGAAGAGTTCACTAAGTTGGTTACGTTTTCTGTGGACTTTAGTGAGGAAGATGCAGATGCTAAGTGTTCGTGTGGTTTATTCCAGATGAGGGGTATATTGTGCAGGTACATTTTCGCTGTATTTAAATGTAACGAGATAAAATCTCTGTCAGAGAAGTACATTTTAGAccgatggaggaaggacatcAAAAGGATATACACGTTAATCGATACCAGCTATGACGCAGGGGATCAACGGCCAG ATACAATTCGgattggatggatcacaaccggtgCAAATTGGGTTGGATGA
- the LOC109010358 gene encoding uncharacterized protein LOC109010358 isoform X1, whose amino-acid sequence MEADEEPQSSPRTMNTSELPKLATKTISPQSYDGWAQISPQTTLPTNVLPDETRRESQIKFKNISSSTTNSSSSFGKRTLCRPLCFCEVEAQLRYSSTAKNPERPFLGCPKYNTKYLKWVEADEYRRYDLGETHHQLLRTKKELEKILDEIEKSKIDLRKRVDEIEMREMVLSNRNEEVVNKELALVVREAQIRHSCKLLRVYWAAAFVVACYLSCK is encoded by the exons ATGGAAGCCGATGAAGAACCCCAATCTTCACCTCGCACTATGAACACCTCCGAGCTTCCCAAACTTGCTACGAAGACCATTTCCCCACAAAGTTACGATGGGTGGGCACAAATTTCTCCTCAAACAACCTTGCCCACCAATGTGCTGCCAGACGAAACACGAAGGGAGTCACAG attaaatttaagaatatctcaTCATCCACCACgaactcttcttcatcttttggtAAACGAACTCTGTGTCGACCATTATGCTTCTGTGAAGTTGAAGCCCAACTGAGATACTCATCTACTGCAAAAAATCCAgaacgacccttcttagggtgtcctaAGTACAACACGAAG TATTTGAAGTGGGTAGAGGCGGATGAATACAGAAGGTACGATCTTGGAGAAACTCATCATCAACTGTTAAGAACCAAGAAAGAGCTGGAGAAGATACTCGACGAGATCGAAAAGAGCAAGATTGACCTCCGTAAGAGAGTGGATGAGATCGAAATGAGAGAGATGGTGTTATCCAATAGAAATGAGGAGGTTGTGAACAAAGAGTTGGCACTTGTTGTTCGCGAAGCTCAAATAAGACATTCATGCAAATTACTCCGGGTGTATTGGGCTGCCGCATTTGTTGTAGCATGTTACTTGTCTTGCAAATAA
- the LOC109010358 gene encoding uncharacterized protein LOC109010358 isoform X2 codes for MEADEEPQSSPRTMNTSELPKLATKTISPQSYDGWAQISPQTTLPTNVLPDETRRESQIKFKNISSSTTNSSSSFGKRTLCRPLCFCEVEAQLRYSSTAKNPERPFLGCPKYNTKWVEADEYRRYDLGETHHQLLRTKKELEKILDEIEKSKIDLRKRVDEIEMREMVLSNRNEEVVNKELALVVREAQIRHSCKLLRVYWAAAFVVACYLSCK; via the exons ATGGAAGCCGATGAAGAACCCCAATCTTCACCTCGCACTATGAACACCTCCGAGCTTCCCAAACTTGCTACGAAGACCATTTCCCCACAAAGTTACGATGGGTGGGCACAAATTTCTCCTCAAACAACCTTGCCCACCAATGTGCTGCCAGACGAAACACGAAGGGAGTCACAG attaaatttaagaatatctcaTCATCCACCACgaactcttcttcatcttttggtAAACGAACTCTGTGTCGACCATTATGCTTCTGTGAAGTTGAAGCCCAACTGAGATACTCATCTACTGCAAAAAATCCAgaacgacccttcttagggtgtcctaAGTACAACACGAAG TGGGTAGAGGCGGATGAATACAGAAGGTACGATCTTGGAGAAACTCATCATCAACTGTTAAGAACCAAGAAAGAGCTGGAGAAGATACTCGACGAGATCGAAAAGAGCAAGATTGACCTCCGTAAGAGAGTGGATGAGATCGAAATGAGAGAGATGGTGTTATCCAATAGAAATGAGGAGGTTGTGAACAAAGAGTTGGCACTTGTTGTTCGCGAAGCTCAAATAAGACATTCATGCAAATTACTCCGGGTGTATTGGGCTGCCGCATTTGTTGTAGCATGTTACTTGTCTTGCAAATAA
- the LOC109010358 gene encoding uncharacterized protein LOC109010358 isoform X3, with protein sequence MEADEEPQSSPRTMNTSELPKLATKTISPQSYDGWAQISPQTTLPTNVLPDETRRESQIKFKNISSSTTNSSSSFGKRTLCRPLCFCEVEAQLRYSSTAKNPERPFLGCPKYNTKKVRSWRNSSSTVKNQERAGEDTRRDRKEQD encoded by the exons ATGGAAGCCGATGAAGAACCCCAATCTTCACCTCGCACTATGAACACCTCCGAGCTTCCCAAACTTGCTACGAAGACCATTTCCCCACAAAGTTACGATGGGTGGGCACAAATTTCTCCTCAAACAACCTTGCCCACCAATGTGCTGCCAGACGAAACACGAAGGGAGTCACAG attaaatttaagaatatctcaTCATCCACCACgaactcttcttcatcttttggtAAACGAACTCTGTGTCGACCATTATGCTTCTGTGAAGTTGAAGCCCAACTGAGATACTCATCTACTGCAAAAAATCCAgaacgacccttcttagggtgtcctaAGTACAACACGAAG AAGGTACGATCTTGGAGAAACTCATCATCAACTGTTAAGAACCAAGAAAGAGCTGGAGAAGATACTCGACGAGATCGAAAAGAGCAAGATTGA
- the LOC109003356 gene encoding uncharacterized protein LOC109003356 isoform X1, translating into MGRKPKAAKNQEKEPMCKPERTSPPQERVTSQPGKINPSPERVGSQLKKGNPSPASMETRPESSIPSLGTAKTQPKQQAESSKPSNPNKRVKFYARVVRRSERIQNAVMPAQNLDIEPIVEEIDLSESDKEDDPPTQTQREQNGPEPTTFGEKNLEEKVEYIIQQLEAQEKAMEALKSESSKTDVSYKKLYIESQKKVESLSEENKQLSMKLEIALGKLETYENGNRVFSEVLEKLKDFILVANLTKATETAFNASSQALRNTFRADDDAFGSGSRAVKRNKTTSQNEKN; encoded by the exons ATGGGTAGGAAACCCAAAGCtgcaaaaaatcaagaaaaggaACCCATG TGTAAGCCTGAACGTACAAGTCCACCTCAGGAGAGAGTGACTTCGCAGCCTGGAAAAATAAACCCTTCCCCAGAGAGAGTGGGATCACAGCTTAAAAAAGGAAATCCTTCCCCAGCCAGTATGGAAACACGGCCTGAAAGCAGCATCCCTTCCTTGGGGACGGCGAAGACACAGCCTAAACAGCAAGCAGAGTCTTCCAAACCATCAAATCCaaataaaagagtgaaattctATGCTCGTGTTGTCAGGCGATCTGAACGTATCCAAAATGCAGTTATGCCTGCTCAAAACCTGGACATTGAGCCTATTGTTGAAGAGATAGATCTAAGTGAAAGTGATAAAGAAGATGACCCACCTACTCAGACTCAGAGGGAGCAAAATGGGCCTGAGCCAACAACCTTTGGTGAAAAGAACTTGGAAGAAAAGGTTGAATATATCATACAACAATTGGAAGCACAAGAAAAGGCCATGGAAGCATTGAAGTCTGAGTCATCTAAGACAGATGTctcatacaaaaaattatatatagaaagccAAAAAAAGGTTGAATCCTTGAGCgaagaaaataaacaactttcCATGAAGCTGGAAATTGCTCTTGGAAAACTTGAAACA TATGAGAACGGAAATCGAGTTTTCTCTGAAGTGTTGGAGAAATTGAAGGATTTCATCTTGGTTGCGAATCTGACAAAAGCTACCGAGACTGCGTTTAATGCATCATCTCAAGCATTACGCAATACCTTCCGTGCAGATGATGATGCTTTTGGATCCGGAAGTCGTGCagtaaagagaaataaaactaCCTCCCAAAATGAAAAGAACTGA
- the LOC109003356 gene encoding uncharacterized protein LOC109003356 isoform X3, with translation MGRKPKAAKNQEKEPMERVTSQPGKINPSPERVGSQLKKGNPSPASMETRPESSIPSLGTAKTQPKQQAESSKPSNPNKRVKFYARVVRRSERIQNAVMPAQNLDIEPIVEEIDLSESDKEDDPPTQTQREQNGPEPTTFGEKNLEEKVEYIIQQLEAQEKAMEALKSESSKTDVSYKKLYIESQKKVESLSEENKQLSMKLEIALGKLETYENGNRVFSEVLEKLKDFILVANLTKATETAFNASSQALRNTFRADDDAFGSGSRAVKRNKTTSQNEKN, from the exons ATGGGTAGGAAACCCAAAGCtgcaaaaaatcaagaaaaggaACCCATG GAGAGAGTGACTTCGCAGCCTGGAAAAATAAACCCTTCCCCAGAGAGAGTGGGATCACAGCTTAAAAAAGGAAATCCTTCCCCAGCCAGTATGGAAACACGGCCTGAAAGCAGCATCCCTTCCTTGGGGACGGCGAAGACACAGCCTAAACAGCAAGCAGAGTCTTCCAAACCATCAAATCCaaataaaagagtgaaattctATGCTCGTGTTGTCAGGCGATCTGAACGTATCCAAAATGCAGTTATGCCTGCTCAAAACCTGGACATTGAGCCTATTGTTGAAGAGATAGATCTAAGTGAAAGTGATAAAGAAGATGACCCACCTACTCAGACTCAGAGGGAGCAAAATGGGCCTGAGCCAACAACCTTTGGTGAAAAGAACTTGGAAGAAAAGGTTGAATATATCATACAACAATTGGAAGCACAAGAAAAGGCCATGGAAGCATTGAAGTCTGAGTCATCTAAGACAGATGTctcatacaaaaaattatatatagaaagccAAAAAAAGGTTGAATCCTTGAGCgaagaaaataaacaactttcCATGAAGCTGGAAATTGCTCTTGGAAAACTTGAAACA TATGAGAACGGAAATCGAGTTTTCTCTGAAGTGTTGGAGAAATTGAAGGATTTCATCTTGGTTGCGAATCTGACAAAAGCTACCGAGACTGCGTTTAATGCATCATCTCAAGCATTACGCAATACCTTCCGTGCAGATGATGATGCTTTTGGATCCGGAAGTCGTGCagtaaagagaaataaaactaCCTCCCAAAATGAAAAGAACTGA
- the LOC109003356 gene encoding titin-like isoform X2 has protein sequence MGRKPKAAKNQEKEPMPERTSPPQERVTSQPGKINPSPERVGSQLKKGNPSPASMETRPESSIPSLGTAKTQPKQQAESSKPSNPNKRVKFYARVVRRSERIQNAVMPAQNLDIEPIVEEIDLSESDKEDDPPTQTQREQNGPEPTTFGEKNLEEKVEYIIQQLEAQEKAMEALKSESSKTDVSYKKLYIESQKKVESLSEENKQLSMKLEIALGKLETYENGNRVFSEVLEKLKDFILVANLTKATETAFNASSQALRNTFRADDDAFGSGSRAVKRNKTTSQNEKN, from the exons ATGGGTAGGAAACCCAAAGCtgcaaaaaatcaagaaaaggaACCCATG CCTGAACGTACAAGTCCACCTCAGGAGAGAGTGACTTCGCAGCCTGGAAAAATAAACCCTTCCCCAGAGAGAGTGGGATCACAGCTTAAAAAAGGAAATCCTTCCCCAGCCAGTATGGAAACACGGCCTGAAAGCAGCATCCCTTCCTTGGGGACGGCGAAGACACAGCCTAAACAGCAAGCAGAGTCTTCCAAACCATCAAATCCaaataaaagagtgaaattctATGCTCGTGTTGTCAGGCGATCTGAACGTATCCAAAATGCAGTTATGCCTGCTCAAAACCTGGACATTGAGCCTATTGTTGAAGAGATAGATCTAAGTGAAAGTGATAAAGAAGATGACCCACCTACTCAGACTCAGAGGGAGCAAAATGGGCCTGAGCCAACAACCTTTGGTGAAAAGAACTTGGAAGAAAAGGTTGAATATATCATACAACAATTGGAAGCACAAGAAAAGGCCATGGAAGCATTGAAGTCTGAGTCATCTAAGACAGATGTctcatacaaaaaattatatatagaaagccAAAAAAAGGTTGAATCCTTGAGCgaagaaaataaacaactttcCATGAAGCTGGAAATTGCTCTTGGAAAACTTGAAACA TATGAGAACGGAAATCGAGTTTTCTCTGAAGTGTTGGAGAAATTGAAGGATTTCATCTTGGTTGCGAATCTGACAAAAGCTACCGAGACTGCGTTTAATGCATCATCTCAAGCATTACGCAATACCTTCCGTGCAGATGATGATGCTTTTGGATCCGGAAGTCGTGCagtaaagagaaataaaactaCCTCCCAAAATGAAAAGAACTGA
- the LOC109003356 gene encoding uncharacterized protein LOC109003356 isoform X4 produces METRPESSIPSLGTAKTQPKQQAESSKPSNPNKRVKFYARVVRRSERIQNAVMPAQNLDIEPIVEEIDLSESDKEDDPPTQTQREQNGPEPTTFGEKNLEEKVEYIIQQLEAQEKAMEALKSESSKTDVSYKKLYIESQKKVESLSEENKQLSMKLEIALGKLETYENGNRVFSEVLEKLKDFILVANLTKATETAFNASSQALRNTFRADDDAFGSGSRAVKRNKTTSQNEKN; encoded by the exons ATGGAAACACGGCCTGAAAGCAGCATCCCTTCCTTGGGGACGGCGAAGACACAGCCTAAACAGCAAGCAGAGTCTTCCAAACCATCAAATCCaaataaaagagtgaaattctATGCTCGTGTTGTCAGGCGATCTGAACGTATCCAAAATGCAGTTATGCCTGCTCAAAACCTGGACATTGAGCCTATTGTTGAAGAGATAGATCTAAGTGAAAGTGATAAAGAAGATGACCCACCTACTCAGACTCAGAGGGAGCAAAATGGGCCTGAGCCAACAACCTTTGGTGAAAAGAACTTGGAAGAAAAGGTTGAATATATCATACAACAATTGGAAGCACAAGAAAAGGCCATGGAAGCATTGAAGTCTGAGTCATCTAAGACAGATGTctcatacaaaaaattatatatagaaagccAAAAAAAGGTTGAATCCTTGAGCgaagaaaataaacaactttcCATGAAGCTGGAAATTGCTCTTGGAAAACTTGAAACA TATGAGAACGGAAATCGAGTTTTCTCTGAAGTGTTGGAGAAATTGAAGGATTTCATCTTGGTTGCGAATCTGACAAAAGCTACCGAGACTGCGTTTAATGCATCATCTCAAGCATTACGCAATACCTTCCGTGCAGATGATGATGCTTTTGGATCCGGAAGTCGTGCagtaaagagaaataaaactaCCTCCCAAAATGAAAAGAACTGA
- the LOC109003355 gene encoding uncharacterized protein LOC109003355, which yields MAASVDDTPSPAHLNQEGTSFMGSSPALSPSSDKRFWSALRSRIDTLLEHRQSRIPGEPSVSTQSISRGSDRAKRMKEDSLLLMRGFDSVANTLSLLSNNIDNALQGARDLAKPPTLTEIFQSNLNNSDGKEDDSEKEQKEAELKKGLKRKFDQSHASEDKEDESQKANDEQTLKDGKLNRAKNLAVSMATKAASLARELKSIKSDLCFMQERCALLEEENRRLRDGFAKGIRPDEDDLVRLQLEALLAEKSRLANENANLVRENQCLHQLVEYHQITSQDLSASYEQFVQGMCLDFSSPPPPIPEEAGDANCEVFQTPQAHPFGFCTSLNERYHEEQF from the exons aTGGCAGCCTCAGTGGATGATACTCCATCACCTGCTCATCTCAACCAG GAGGGCACAAGCTTCATGGGTTCGTCTCCTGCGCTCAGCCCCTCCTCGGATAAGCGCTTCTGGAGCGCACTACGCAGCAGGATCGACACCCTTCTCGAGCATCGTCAAAGCAGAATCCCAGGCGAACCCTCTGTATCCACCCAATCG ATTTCCAGAGGATCGGACAGAGCTAAGCGAATGAAGGAAGACTCTTTGCTTCTGATGAGAGGGTTTGATTCCGTTGCCAACACTCTCTCCCTGCTATCTAACAATATAGACAATGCACTTCAG GGAGCAAGAGATCTAGCTAAACCACCCACATTGACTGAAATATTTCAAAGCAATCTGAATAACTCAGATGGTAAAGAAGACGATTCAGAAAAGGAACAAAAGGAAGCAGAGCTCAAGAAAGGATTGAAAAGGAAGTTCGATCAAAGTCATGCTTCAGAGGATAAAGAAGATGAATCTCAGAAGGCAAATGATGAGCAAACCCTAAAAGATGGGAAGCTGAACAGAGCCAAAAAT CTCGCAGTTTCAATGGCAACAAAAGCGGCTTCGCTTGCAAGAGAACTCAAGTCAATAAAGTCAGACTTATGTTTTATGCAAGAGCGATGCGCGCTGCTCGAGGAAGAGAACAGGAGGCTCCGTGATGGATTTGCTAAAGGGATAAGACCAGATGAAGATGATCTG GTGAGGCTTCAATTGGAGGCATTGCTGGCGGAGAAATCCAGATTAGCTAATGAAAATGCCAATTTAGTGAGGGAAAATCAGTGCCTTCACCAACTTGTGGAGTACCACCAAATCACCTCCCAAGATCTCTCAGCATCATATGAACAATTTGTACAGGGAATGTGCTTAGACTTCTCGTCTCCACCACCACCCATACCAGAGGAGGCAGGTGATGCTAATTGTGAAGTTTTTCAAACACCTCAAGCTCATCCTTTTGGCTTCTGCACCTCTCTCAATGAGCGCTATCACGAAGAGCAGTTTTGA